Proteins encoded within one genomic window of Brassica rapa cultivar Chiifu-401-42 chromosome A09, CAAS_Brap_v3.01, whole genome shotgun sequence:
- the LOC103841027 gene encoding probable methyltransferase PMT27, translating into MAFGKGRGNKRTSTSSYASTITMVVFVALCVVGVWMLSTNSFIPSQITQATTRTVIAETERSDVSASSNGNEEPEPTKPESDEHPTFQDNPGKLPDDAVKSEDEQQKSAKEKTNSKAGDEGERQNQKQETETQQNNEKENKKNDEGQVKEVVKEFEKEQKEQREEDAGSQPGNNKGTQEQENVQGKDMQDVKQGQDQDSNTDVTYTDATKEELPLEVGKRYASQKSKDQENGQQQQQQEDQNSKNEENGQQQLDDQNSKNEENGQQQQQEDQNSKNQENGQQQQQEGQNSKNEENGQQQQQQQQQEDQNLGKEESGQQNMENNNMVNDENVKEQKNMKDENGQQDEQSTTKEENVEQQQAEQKDEKKQEGAGASGFGSGIPKESAESQKSWKSQATESKDEKQRQTSESNNADSIMTGKAWELCNATAAYDYIPCLDNEEAIKKLTSRGHFEHRERHCPEDPPTCLVSLPEGYKESIKWPESRDKIWYHNVPHTKLAEVKGHQNWVKVTGEFLTFPGGGTQFIHGALHYIDFLQQSVKNIAWGKSTRVVLDVGCGVASFGGFLFERDVIAMSLAPKDEHEAQVQFALERKIPAISAVMGTKRLPFPSRVFDLIHCARCRVPWHNDGGMLLLELNRMLRPGGYFVWSATPVYQKLEEDVQIWKEMSALTKSMCWELVTINKDKLNGIGAAIYQKPTTNECYEKRKHKKPPMCKNNDDSNAAWYVPLQACMHKVPTNVVERGSKWPVSWPRRLQTPPYWLNSSQMGIYGKPAPLDFTTDYEHWKHVVSKVYMKEMGISWSNVRNVMDMRAVYGGFAAALKDLQVWVMNVVNINSPDTLPIIYERGLFGIYHDWCESFSTYPRSYDLLHADHLFSKLKARCNLVPVMAEVDRIVRPGGKLIVRDEANVIREIENMLKSLHWDVHLTFSKHQEGILSAQKGFWRPDTSQTST; encoded by the exons ATGGCATTCGGAAAAGGACGTGGAAACAAACGCACTTCTACATCGTCCTATGCATCGACTATTACAATGGTCGTCTTTGTAGCTTTATGTGTCGTTGGTGTATGGATGCTTTCTACCAATTCCTTTATTCCGTCACAGATCACACAAGCTACAACTCGAACGGTCATCGCAGAGACGGAGAGGAGTGATGTGTCTGCCTCTTCAAACGGTAACGAAGAACCCGAACCAACAAAACCGGAGTCTGATGAGCATCCAACGTTTCAGGACAATCCAGGAAAGCTTCCAGATGATGCCGTAAAGTCTGAAGACGAACAACAAAAGTCAGCAAAAGAGAAGACAAACTCAAAGGCAGGAGATGAGGGAGAGCGACagaatcaaaaacaagaaaccgAGACACAACAGAACAATGAGAAAGAGAATAAGAAGAACGATGAGGGTCAAGTGAAAGAAGTTGTTAAAGAGTTTGAGAAAGAACAAAAGGAACAACGTGAAGAGGACGCTGGGAGTCAACCAGGTAACAACAAAGGGACACAAGAGCAAGAGAATGTACAAGGAAAAGACATGCAGGACGTGAAACAAGGGCAAGATCAGGATTCTAATACTGACGTGACGTATACAGATGCGACCAAAGAAGAACTACCTTTGGAGGTGGGGAAGAGATATGCTTCACAGAAGTCAAAGGATCAAGAAAACggacagcaacaacaacaacaagaggatcaaaactccaaaaatgaagaaaacggGCAACAACAACTAGATGATCAAAACTCAAAGAATGAAGAAAACggacagcaacaacaacaagaggATCAAAACTCAAAGAATCAAGAAAACggacagcaacaacaacaagaggGTCAAAACTCAAAGAATGAAGAAAAcggacaacaacaacaacaacaacaacaacaagaggaTCAAAACTTAGGGAAGGAAGAGAGCGGACAGCAAAACATGGAGAACAACAACATGGTTAATGATGAAAACGTGAAGGAGCAGAAGAACATGAAGGATGAGAATGGACAACAAGACGAACAAAGCACAACAAAGGAAGAAAACGTGGAGCAGCAACAAGCAGAGCAAAAAGATGAGAAAAAACAAGAAGGCGCAGGAGCGAGCGGGTTTGGTTCTGGAATACCAAAAGAATCTGCAGAATCACAGAAGTCATGGAAGAGTCAAGCAACAGAGTCTAAGGACGAGAAACAAAGACAGACATCTGAATCAAACAATGCAGATAGTATAATGACTGGAAAAGCATGGGAGTTGTGCAATGCAACTGCAGCTTATGATTATATACCATGCCTAGACAACGAAGAAGCTATAAAGAAACTGACAAGTAGAGGACATTTTGAGCATAGAGAGAGGCATTGCCCAGAAGACCCACCAACTTGTCTTGTCTCTCTCCCAGAAGGGTATAAGGAGTCCATCAAGTGGCCTGAAAGCAGAGACAAG ATATGGTATCACAATGTCCCACACACAAAGCTAGCAGAGGTGAAAGGGCATCAGAACTGGGTGAAGGTCACTGGCGAGTTCTTGACGTTTCCTGGTGGTGGAACACAGTTCATCCATGGAGCTCTTCATTATATAGATTTTCTTCAGCAG TCTGTAAAAAACATTGCGTGGGGTAAAAGTACTCGGGTTGTACTGGATGTTGGATGTGGGGTGGCGAGCTTTGGTGGTTTCCTCTTTGAAAGAGATGTTATAGCAATGTCTCTTGCACCAAAAGATGAACATGAAGCTCAAGTTCAGTTTGCTCTTGAACGGAAGATTCCAGCAATCTCTGCGGTGATGGGCACTAAGCGATTACCATTCCCAAGCAGAGTGTTTGACCTTATCCACTGCGCACGTTGTAGAGTCCCCTGGCACAATGATGGTGGCATGCTTCTTCTGGAACTTAACCGGATGCTTAGACCAGGAGGTTATTTTGTGTGGTCAGCAACACCAGTTTACCAGAAGCTTGAAGAAGATGTCCAAATATGGAAAG AAATGTCCGCACTGACAAAATCTATGTGCTGGGAACTTGTGACGATCAACAAGGATAAACTCAATGGTATTGGTGCTGCCATCTACCAGAAACCTACTACTAATGAGTGCTATGAGAAACGAAAGCACAAGAAGCCTCCTATGTGTAAAAACAACGATGATTCAAATGCAGCCTGGTATGTACCGCTACAAGCATGCATGCATAAAGTGCCGACCAATGTGGTTGAGAGAGGGAGCAAATGGCCCGTGAGCTGGCCTCGTAGGCTTCAAACACCTCCCTATTGGCTAAACAGCTCTCAAATGGGAATCTATGGGAAGCCAGCTCCACTAGACTTCACTACAGATTATGAACACTGGAAGCACGTTGTTAGCAAAGTATACATGAAAGAAATGGGAATCAGCTGGTCTAATGTGAGGAATGTAATGGATATGCGAGCTGTCTATGGAGGGTTTGCAGCAGCTCTAAAAGACTTGCAAGTGTGGGTCATGAATGTTGTAAACATAAACTCACCAGATACATTACCTATAATCTACGAGAGAGGCTTGTTTGGAATATATCATGACTGGTGTGAATCTTTTAGCACATACCCACGAAGCTATGATCTCTTGCATGCAGATCATCTCTTCTCCAAGTTGAAAGCAAG GTGCAATCTTGTTCCAGTAATGGCAGAAGTGGATAGAATAGTTAGACCAGGAGGCAAACTTATTGTTCGTGATGAAGCCAATGTGATAAGAGAAATAGAGAATATGTTGAAGTCACTGCACTGGGATGTTCATCTAACCTTCTCTAAACACCAAGAAGGAATATTAAGTGCA
- the LOC103841026 gene encoding protein SHI RELATED SEQUENCE 1: protein MAGFFSLDGGGGRGGGGNGQEEHRTNTNPPPPVSDSWLWYRNPNVNANANANANAPSSSNAAALGTLELWQNHNQQEIMFQHQQHQQRLDLYSSAAGLGVGPSSHSQFNISGETSNAGAGGTAAAALMMMRSGGGGGTGVSCQDCGNQAKKDCAHVRCRTCCKSRGFQCPTHVRSTWVPAAKRRERQQQLGTVQPQTHLPRGDSGVPKRLRENLPATSSSLVCTRVPTHHNASGLEVGDFPAEVSSPAVFRCVRVSSVEDGEEEFAYQTAVSIGGHVFKGILYDNGPGSIGGGGYNVGESSSGGGGAQQMNLITAGSVTVATASSSTPNAGGIGGSSAAYTDPAALYPTPINTFMAGTQFFPNPRS, encoded by the exons ATGGCGGGTTTTTTCTCGTTAGACGGTGGAGGAGGCAGAGGCGGAGGAGGAAACGGTCAAGAAGAACACAGGACCAACACGAATCCTCCTCCGCCTGTATCTGACTCTTGGCTTTGGTACAGAAACCCTAACGTCAACGCAAACGCAAACGCAAACGCGAACGCTCCTTCCTCTTCAAACGCTGCTGCTTTAGGCACCCTTGAGCTATGGCAAAACCACAACCAGCAAGAAATCATGTTCCAGCATCAACAGCATCAGCAAAGGTTGGATCTATACTCCTCCGCCGCTGGTTTAGGAGTAGGACCAAGCAGCCATAGCCAATTCAATATCTCCGGCGAAACTTCAAACGCCGGCGCCGGAGGAACGGCTGCGGCGGCACTCATGATGATGCGaagcggcggaggaggaggaaccGGTGTGAGCTGTCAAGACTGTGGGAATCAGGCCAAGAAAGACTGCGCTCACGTTAGGTGTCGAACTTGCTGCAAGAGCCGTGGCTTCCAGTGTCCTACTCACGTGAGGAGCACGTGGGTTCCTGCCGCCAAACGCCGTGAGAGACAACAGCAGTTAGGCACGGTTCAGCCTCAAACGCACCTGCCACGCGGTGATAGCGGCGTACCGAAACGCCTACGGGAAAATTTACCGGCAACTTCTTCGTCTCTTGTCTGCACTCGCGTACCTACTCATCACAACGCTTCAG gTTTGGAGGTTGGAGATTTCCCAGCGGAGGTGAGCTCACCGGCAGTGTTTAGATGTGTGCGAGTGAGCTCAGTGGAAGACGGAGAAGAAGAGTTTGCTTACCAAACAGCTGTAAGCATCGGTGGTCACGTTTTTAAAGGCATTCTCTACGACAACGGTCCTGGAAGTATTGGTGGCGGTGGCTACAACGTTGGTGAGAGCTCTTCTGGTGGCGGAGGAGCTCAGCAGATGAATCTCATAACAGCTGGATCTGTGACGGTTGCAACCGCTTCTTCCTCCACTCCAAACGCTGGTGGTATTGGCGGCTCCTCCGCGGCTTACACTGATCCAGCCGCTCTTTATCCAACTCCGATCAACACTTTCATGGCCGGTACACAATTCTTTCCCAACCCAAGATCATGA